Genomic DNA from Comamonas resistens:
ACGCAGAAGCTGGCCTGCTGCCCAGGGTCTTCGCTGAGCCCCATGTCCAGACCTTTGGCCTGAGCCGCCTCTGCGGTGTCGGCCAGCACCTGTTCTGCCAGCTCGCGCAGATCCACGAGGGCGGCGGTACTCAGTGCCTGCGCGGCGGCACCAGCCTCCTGCCGAGCCAGGGCCAGCAACTGCTCCACCAGTCGCCTGGCGCGCTCTATGCCTGCGGCCAGATCGTCTTGCGCTGCCTGGCGTGTGGCGTCGTCCGGGGCTTTGCGCAGCAGCTGCAGCTGCAGGGTTAGCGCCGCCAGCGGAGAGCGCAGCTCATGCGCGGCATCTGCGACGAAATGCTGCTGCGCCTCAAAGGCTTGTTGCACACGTTGCAGCAGGCTGTTGAGTTCATGGACCAGGGGACGGATTTCATCGGGCAGCCCCTGAACGTTGACGGCCGCCAGATCCTGCGGCTGGCGCAGAGCCAGCTCGGTACGCACGCGCTGCACCGGCAGCAGAGAGCGCCGCACCACCCACCACACGGCCAGCGCCAGCAAGGGCAGCAAGACCACGACGGGCAGCAGGCTGCGCAAGGCGGCCTCGCGGGCCAGCGCCCGGCGCACGCGCATGTCCTGCGCAATCTGTATGACCTGGGAGCGCGTTTGCAGGGAGAACACACGGTAGGTAGTACCGCGCGCAGACACATCGGCAAAGCCCAGTACGGCCATCTGCGGCAGTGCCGCCCCCAGGGCGGATTCAAAAATGCGCAAACCCTCGTTGGTCCAGACCTGCACGATGAATTCATCATTTTCATCTTCGGCCGGCGTGCCTTGAGGCCGCCCTTTGGCATCGACAGGCAGGCCAGCGCGCAACGCAAATGCCGTTTGCTGCATCTGGTAGTCAAACAAGGTGTCTGTCTGTTCCAGCGCATTGCGATAGGCCAAGGCACCCTGCAACACGGCCAGCAGACCAATCGCCAGACCGATGAACAACAGAAGCCTGGCCCCCAGCGAACCGGGCAATCGCAACCAGCGAGGAAAGACAGCGCGGTTCATGCTTTGGGCACCATATAGCCGACACCGCGCACATTGAGCACGGCACCGCTACCCAGCTTTTTGCGCAAGCCGTGGATATAGACCTCCACCGCATTGCTGCTGACCTCGTCGCCCCAGCCATAGAGCTTGTCTTCCAGTTGCTGGCGCGACAGCGTGCTGCCAGGTCTGGCCAGCAAAGCCTGCAGCACCGCCCATTCCCGGCCCGATAACTGCACAGGCTGGCCATTCACACTGGCTTCATGCGTTCTGGGGTTCAGCACCACTGCACCATGCTCGTAGACCGATTCCAGGTGAGCGGCTGCACGGCGTGTGAGAGCACGGATGCGAGCCAGCAACTCATCCATGTCATAGGGTTTGACCACATAGTCGTCTGCCCCGGCATCCAGCCCTGCGATGCGGTCACGCACGGCATCGCGGGCCGTGGCCACCAGCACCGGCGTGGCATCGCGACGTGCGCGTAGCTGACGCAACACCTGCAGGCCGTCGAGTTGCGGCAGGCCCAGATCCAGCAACACCAGATCGTAGTGATGACCGCGCAGGGCGGCATCGGCCTGAGCGCCATCCTGAACCCAGTCCACCACATAGCCATCGCCACGCAGCAGGCCCTGCACGGCCTGGCCGATCATGGTGTCATCTTCAACGAGCAGAATTCGCATGTGGACAGGATAGCGCCCCCTGAGCGGCTGCGCCGTTAAACCGCCGCCTCAATCCCCGGCATCGCCATGCGCGCCTTGGTCAACGCCATGCCCAGATTGGCCGTGCGACGGCAGACAAAAACCGCCACATAGTCCGTCACGGCCTTGCTGCGCAGGAACACGTGAATCAGGTTGTCGCTGTTGATGATGATTTCCTGGAAATAGTGGTGACCATCATCGGACATGCCGCGCGAGCGCTTGAACAGGGTCTCGATCATGGAGACATTGGGACCGTTGAACAGGTCGGCCGTGGCAGCGGCCACGAGGTCGATCACCTCGCGTGGATGGGAGTCCACGGTGCGGATAGACAGCAGCATGCCGGAAGCAGCATCCACATAGCCAGCAGCCAGGCATTCGGGCACCGATGCCACGGCCTGGGTCAAGACAGCATCCAAACTCATCAGTTTCTCTCTTTCGTGTTGCGCCACAGGGCGCGTTATCTCACGCCATCTTTTGGAGTAGCGCGTTTTCGTATTCGTGGAGCAAGGCTTCCTGCGCTGCAGACTGCACATATTGCGCATCGATCAATCGCACACGGCGCAGCGCCTCTTCGGCCGTCAGCCCTTCGCGCACCAGCCAGGCCGCCAGCACCGTGCCGGTGCGTCCCAGACCGGCCAGACAGTGCACCGCCAGCACTTCGCCACGGCGCATCGCGGCCGACATGCGGGCCAGCAGCATCTGGATCTGCGCCACTGTCGGTGGCTCATGGTCATAGACGGGCAGATGGAAGTTGCAGAGGCCGTGGCGGGCCAACGCATCCTGCGGAAAATCCTTTTCGGTCAGCGTGATCAGCATGGTCACACCGCAACGGCTCAGGGCCTTGAGGTCGGCATCCATGTCGTGAACCACACCAGGCCACGGCGTGCCTGCCAGGCGTCCTGGCACCAGCCAGGAAAAGCCACTGGGGCCACGGCTGGCGGGTACGGCATCTTCCGCAGCCTCCAGCGGCTGCATCTCCATCAGTACAGCTGCATTGACAGGGCGCGGCTTAAAGACCGGAGCCTGGGCCTGTACGGGGGCAGCCACGGCGCTCTCTGCTTCTACCGTTGCAACAGGCTCGGGCTGCAGAGAAGGCTGAGGCTCAGCCGCGATCACTGCCGGCTCCTGCCTAGCTTCGATGAATTCGGCAATCGCAGCCAGCGCAGCCGCTGGCAGCGGTGGCGGTGGCAGCACGTCGTCCGCCAGCTCATGCACCGGTGTGCCGGGCATGGGCACATGACAACTGCCGGTGCGCACAAACTGCTGGCCTGCAGCGCTGGCCGGACGCTGCATAAATTCGGCCATGGGCCGCGCTTCCTGAATATGGCCCCCTGCCAGCAACAGCATGTGCTGGGCCACGGCCTGGGCATGCTGCTGCTGATGCGTGACCAGCAGAACACTGCTGTGCTGACCAACCTGCTTGATCACATCCAGCAGAAGGAATGCCTCATAGCCATCCAGATCGGCCGTGGGCTCGTCGACCATCAGCACCGCAGGCTTGGCCCAGGCCTCACGCAAGATGGTCACGGCCCGCTGCTGCACGCTGCTCAGCTTCATGGTGGGGCTGTCCAGCTCATGGGCCAGCTCGGCAAAGCCGTAGTTCTGCAGCTGCTCGGTCACCCACTGGCGCCACTGCAAAGGGCTGCGCTGCTCGACTTGACGCGCCATCTCTATCAAAGCATCCAGGGTATTGGCACGCATGAGGCGCGCATGCTGCTGCACCAGCCTTGGGCGGTTATCGCCGTTCAGAGGCTGACCACCACTGAGCACCTGGCCCCAGCTGCGAAAGCGCGGATTGGCGTCGTTCAGTCCCGCCAAGGTGCGCAGCAAAGTGGATTTGCCGGTACCTGCAGGCCCCAGCAATGCAGTGATGCCGGTGGGGGGCAGCACAAAGTCCACCTCCGCCAGAATGACGCGCGGACCATAGGAGGCCCCCAGGCCCGATGCCTGCAGACTGTGTTGCTGATCCAAAAGAGCCTCCCCTCACTGCGCCGTGCGCTGTCTGTCAAGACGTGTTTTGTTGTCGCGCGCCAGAGTCGCCAGTGGACTTTGAAGCCCCAGGCCCAGACCCCTCACTCAGTCGAATAGACGCATTGGTGCAGCAGTCTATTTCATTACACATTTATGAAATTCGTTACTTAATGAAACGCGACAATTCCATGGGGAAATCCCGATTTAAAACGACGATTGAGTTAGTTTTTGTGATGAATCAATCAAATCGACGTCCAAAGAAAAACCGCATCCCAAGGGATGCGGTTTTCATTTAGGCCGCCAAGGCTCTACGCTTTACAGGCAAGCGCCCTCAACCCAGACGCACAGGCACAAAGATCTTGTTGCCATCACGCCAGATCAGCACAGCCACGGTTTTGTCGGCCTTGGCCACCGCGGCCCGCACGTCCTCGACATTGCTGGCGGGAGTACCGTTAATGGACAGCAGCACGTCCCCCTGGTTGATGCCTGCCAGGGCAGCCGGCCCGCTGGCTCCTGCCACGACCAGACCCGTATCCACACCGATCTGCTTTTTCTCATTGGGCTGCAGCGGACGCAGCGCCAGTCCCAGCTTGCCCTTTCCAGCATCCGATGTGTCCTTGGCCTGCTTGACGGCCTTTTCGCTGGCATCACCCAGGGTCGCGGTCAGCGTCCTGGATTCGCCCTTGCGCCAGACCTCCAGCGTCACCTTCTGGCCAGGCATGGCCTGGCCGATATAGGCAGGCAGGTCGCCCGAACCCACGATGGGTGAACCATCGACCTTGCGCACCACATCGCCGGGCTCCAGTCCGGCCTTGGCGGCAGGCCCATTCTTTTCCACGCTGGCCACCAGCGCACCTTCGGGCCGGTCGAGCTTGAAGGAATCGGCAAACGCCTGGTTGACCTCCTGCACGCTCACGCCCAGCTTGGCGTGCTGGGCCTTGCCCGTGGTCTGGATCTGCTGCTGCACGCGGGTTGCCAGCTCGATCGGAATCGCAAAGGACACGCCCTGATAGCCGCCCGAGCGGGTATAGATCTGGCTGTTGATGCCCACGACCTCACCCCGCGCATTGAACAGCGGGCCACCCGAGTTGCCGGGGTTGATGGCCACATCCGTCTGCAGGAAAGGCACAAAGGAATCATCGGGCAGCGAACGCCCCTTGGCACTGACCACACCGGCCGTCACGCTGTTTTCAAAGCCAAAGGGCGAACCAATGGCCAGCACCCAGTCGCCCACACGCAGTTGGCTGGTTTGGCCCAGCTTGACGGTGGGCAGGTTATGGGCCTCGATCTTGAGCACGGCCACATCGGTCTTGGGATCCGAGCCCAAGACCTTGGCACTGAACTCGCGGCGATCGGTGAGCTTGACGGTCACCTCCTTGGCGCCGCGCACCACATGGGCATTGGTCAGGATCACTCCATCGCTGGAAACGATGAAGCCCGAGCCCTCGCCGCGCATGGGTGTATCGGGCTGCTGGGCACGCGGGCCCATGCCCGGGATGCCGGGCATGCCGAACTGGCGGAAGAAATCAAAGAAAGGGTCGTCCGGGCTCATGCCCTGAGGGCCCTGGCGGGAATCCTGGCGTTCGGCGGCTTCATCCCCCTCGCCCTCTTCCATTGCGCGCGAGCTGCCCACCACGCTGATATTCACCACGGCCGCACCATTGCGGGCGGTGATATCGGCAAAATTGGGGGTAGCAACCGCAGGCAAGCTGGCAGGCAGATTGGCTGCCTGTGCGGGCTGGGCCACGGCGGCGGCAGTCGCCTGGGCATGGGCATCGCTGCGTGCACCGACCAGACCTGCGCCAGTCGCACCCAGTGCACCAATCGCACCTGCGGCGACCAGGGCCATCACCAGACGACGGGGAGTCAACGACAGTGTATTCATGGCAAACCTTTCAAAAAAGCACCGTATCGGCGTTGTTGAAAGCAAGTTTGCCAAGCCACACTTAGAACAGACTTAGGAAGCCGGCCCTACCGCAAGAACTCCTGAAAGATGAGCGTCTGACGGTTACCAGTAAAGCGTTAGACCCCTAAATTACCATCAATGGCAACGTTCAGATCAGCTCCAGCACCAGTTCTGGCGGGCGGCACAGCTTGGCGCCCTTGGGCGTGACCACGATGGGACGATTGAGCAGCACGGGATGCTGGGCCACTGCCTGAATCAGCTGCACATCGCCGAGGGCCGCATTGTCCAGCCCCAGCTCCTTGAACTGCGCTTCCTTGCTGCGCAGCAGCTCACGAACCGGCACACCCAGATGGGCCACCAGCTCGGCCAGCTCTGGCGCAGTCAGGGGCGTGGCAATGTAGTCGACGATATTGGGCTCTATGCCATGCTCGCGCAGCAATGCCAGTGCACCACGCGAATTGCTGCAGCGGTTGTTGTGGAAGATGGTGATATCGGGGCGATTGACAGGGGTGTCGATGCTTGTAGTCATGCTGCAGTGTAGCGAGACCCGGAGCATGCCTCACAGTCGCACCAGACCTGCTGCATCACCTCAGTTGCCACGCCCGCCGGGGCATTCATTCCCCGGGCGGGCATGTACTCCTACTCCATCAAGTCGCCACGGAAGTCACTGGCAGAGGAGTTGCCACAGCGTCCATGTCTTCCTCCGGTGCTTCCACTTCGCGTCCGGGCAGCAGCAGGTTCAGGCCCACGGCTACCAGGGCGCCGACCGTGATGCCCGAGCCGAAGACCTCGCGCACAAAGGCGGGCATCTTGGACAACAGGTCGGGGCGCACCGTCACCGCCAGACCGCAACCCAGCGAAACCGCAATGATCAGATTGCTGCGGCGCGAGTCCGCCGAACCGCCGAGCATGCGAATGCCGGCCGCAATAATAGTTGCGAACATCATCAGGCCTGCGCCGCCCAGAACCGGCAGGGGAATGGTGACCACCAAAGCCCCCAGCACCGGAAACAGCCCTGCCGCCAGAAGCATCACGCCGGTCAGCATCACCACATGGCGGCTGGCCACGCCCGTGAGCGAAACCACACCCACATTCTGGGCGAAGGTGGAAACCGGAGGGCTGGACATCACGGCGGCAAAGGCCGATCCCACGCCATCACACAACATGCCGCTGGCCAGGCGCTTGCCACGGATGGGCGTCTGCGTGGCCGCCCCCAGGGCCATGAAAGTGCCCGTGGTCTCGACAATGGTCACGAGAAAGGCGATGGACATGGCGACGATGCCAGACACCGGAAAGCTCATGCCGAAATGCAGCGGCTGGGGAATCGCGAAGACAGGTGCCTCGCGCACCTGGGTGAAGTCGATCAGGCCCAGCGCCAGGCACAGCAGATAGCCGCAGACAATGCCCAGCACCACGGCCGATGCCGAAATGATGCCCTTGCCCCATTGCACGAAGGCAATCACCAGCGCCAGCACAAAGCCGGCTATCGCCAGATTACCCACGGCCCCGTAGTTGCCGCTGCCCACGCCGCCTGCGGCCCAGTCCACAGCCACCGGAGTCAGCGACAGGCCGATCATGATCACGACCACGCTGGTCACGGTGTGCGGGAAGAAACGACGGATCACCGGCATGAAGAAGCTGCCGATGATCATCACCAGCGAACCTACGAGCGAGGAGCCCAGGATGCCGGGCACGCCATGCTCCAGCCCCACGCTGATGCCCGCGCCGACAAAGGCAAAGCTCGTGCCCATCACGCAGGGCAGGCGTATGCCCACAGGCCCCACGCCGCGGCACTGGATGATGGTGACTATGCCCGAGCCCAGCAGCGCCGCATTGACCAGGGCCACGATCTGGTCGGCCGGCAACTTGAGCGCGCCGCCGAACACCAATGGCACGGCGATGATGCCGCCCAGGGCGGCGAGCAAATGCTGCAAGGAAAGCAGCGTGGTGGTGATGAGGTTGGGTGGACGGTCTTCCACCCCGTAAAGCAGCTTTTCCATGGTTTTGTCTCCTGTTCCCTATGCGATGGCCTCTTCAGAGGCACTTGTATCTATGTCGTCGAGGGTGCCCTTAAGGGCTTCACTGCGTGCTTGGCTGTGTCGTGGCGCGTCTCCTGCGATTGGATAGAGAGATTCGGGCGCCGCCGTGTTGCGCCTAGGCTGGCGCACAACAAGACGGAATAGCGGCGGTCAGTGACCCGCAGCTCGCTCGAACAAGCTGCGAGCCAGATCACGGTGCTGGCCCAGCACCACGGGCAGGTCAGCGGTCAGCAGGCGGCCGTCCTCGACCACCACGCGGCCGTTGATGACGCTGCTAGACACATTGGCCGGCGTGCAGAACACCAGCGCCGCCACGGGGTCATGGCCCGCGCCCGCATAGCCGACCTCGGACATGTCGAAAGCCACAAAGTCGGCCGACATGCCGGCCGCCAGTGCGCCGATGTCGTCGCGGTTGAGCACGCGCGCACCGCCCAGCGTGGCAATCTCCAGTGCCTCGCGGGCGCTCATGGCCGCCGGGCCATGGCCCACGCGCTGCAGCAGCATGGCCTGGCGTACCTCGCCCAGCATGTGGGCGCCGTCGTTCGAGGCGCTGCCGTCCACGCCCAGGCCCACGGGCACGCCCGCGTCGCGCATGGTGCGGATCGGGGCGATGCCCGAGGCCAGGCGCATGTTGGAGCATGGGCAGTGCGCCACGCCGGTGCCGGTGCGCGCAAACAGCGCGATGCCTTCGGGGTCGAGCTTGACGCAGTGCGCATGCCAGACGTCGCGGCCCACCCAGCCCAGGTCTTCGGCGTATTGCGCCGGAGTCAGGCCGAACTTCTCGCGCGAGAAAGCCACGTCGTTGTCGTTCTCCGCCAGATGGGTGTGCAGCGACACGCCGTGGGCGCGTGCCAGCACAGCCGACTCGCGCATCAAGTCACGCGTCACCGAGAACGGCGAACAGGGCGCCAGCACCACGCGCAGCATGGAGTGGCGCGAGCCGTCGTGGTACTGCTGGATCAGGCGCAGGCTGTCGCGCAGAATGGCCTCTTCCTCCTCGACCACCACGTCGGGCGGCAGGCCGCCCTTGCTGCGGCCCAGGCTCATCGAGCCGCGCGCCGCGTGAAAGCGCATGCCCATCTGC
This window encodes:
- a CDS encoding 8-oxoguanine deaminase; the encoded protein is MTLIALNADVLVTMDAQRREIKDGALVADGPAVLWVGATADLPAQYRRMADEGQARVLDMRGKVVTPGLINTHHHMYQSLTRAVPAAQDAELFSWLQNLYMLWSHLTPEMIHVSTQTAMAELMLSGCTTTSDHLYLFPNGSRLDDSIAAAQQMGMRFHAARGSMSLGRSKGGLPPDVVVEEEEAILRDSLRLIQQYHDGSRHSMLRVVLAPCSPFSVTRDLMRESAVLARAHGVSLHTHLAENDNDVAFSREKFGLTPAQYAEDLGWVGRDVWHAHCVKLDPEGIALFARTGTGVAHCPCSNMRLASGIAPIRTMRDAGVPVGLGVDGSASNDGAHMLGEVRQAMLLQRVGHGPAAMSAREALEIATLGGARVLNRDDIGALAAGMSADFVAFDMSEVGYAGAGHDPVAALVFCTPANVSSSVINGRVVVEDGRLLTADLPVVLGQHRDLARSLFERAAGH
- a CDS encoding ATP-binding protein; the encoded protein is MNRAVFPRWLRLPGSLGARLLLFIGLAIGLLAVLQGALAYRNALEQTDTLFDYQMQQTAFALRAGLPVDAKGRPQGTPAEDENDEFIVQVWTNEGLRIFESALGAALPQMAVLGFADVSARGTTYRVFSLQTRSQVIQIAQDMRVRRALAREAALRSLLPVVVLLPLLALAVWWVVRRSLLPVQRVRTELALRQPQDLAAVNVQGLPDEIRPLVHELNSLLQRVQQAFEAQQHFVADAAHELRSPLAALTLQLQLLRKAPDDATRQAAQDDLAAGIERARRLVEQLLALARQEAGAAAQALSTAALVDLRELAEQVLADTAEAAQAKGLDMGLSEDPGQQASFCVQADAQALSMMLRNLLDNAIKYVPEGGRVDVGWLQDEHGRALVVEDSGPGIAAAERPRVLQRFVRGQGAGSMAGGSGLGLAIVQAVAERNGAQLELDTSPQLGGLRVRVIWPHLSIGTIKKDS
- a CDS encoding DegQ family serine endoprotease is translated as MNTLSLTPRRLVMALVAAGAIGALGATGAGLVGARSDAHAQATAAAVAQPAQAANLPASLPAVATPNFADITARNGAAVVNISVVGSSRAMEEGEGDEAAERQDSRQGPQGMSPDDPFFDFFRQFGMPGIPGMGPRAQQPDTPMRGEGSGFIVSSDGVILTNAHVVRGAKEVTVKLTDRREFSAKVLGSDPKTDVAVLKIEAHNLPTVKLGQTSQLRVGDWVLAIGSPFGFENSVTAGVVSAKGRSLPDDSFVPFLQTDVAINPGNSGGPLFNARGEVVGINSQIYTRSGGYQGVSFAIPIELATRVQQQIQTTGKAQHAKLGVSVQEVNQAFADSFKLDRPEGALVASVEKNGPAAKAGLEPGDVVRKVDGSPIVGSGDLPAYIGQAMPGQKVTLEVWRKGESRTLTATLGDASEKAVKQAKDTSDAGKGKLGLALRPLQPNEKKQIGVDTGLVVAGASGPAALAGINQGDVLLSINGTPASNVEDVRAAVAKADKTVAVLIWRDGNKIFVPVRLG
- a CDS encoding nucleobase:cation symporter-2 family protein is translated as MEKLLYGVEDRPPNLITTTLLSLQHLLAALGGIIAVPLVFGGALKLPADQIVALVNAALLGSGIVTIIQCRGVGPVGIRLPCVMGTSFAFVGAGISVGLEHGVPGILGSSLVGSLVMIIGSFFMPVIRRFFPHTVTSVVVIMIGLSLTPVAVDWAAGGVGSGNYGAVGNLAIAGFVLALVIAFVQWGKGIISASAVVLGIVCGYLLCLALGLIDFTQVREAPVFAIPQPLHFGMSFPVSGIVAMSIAFLVTIVETTGTFMALGAATQTPIRGKRLASGMLCDGVGSAFAAVMSSPPVSTFAQNVGVVSLTGVASRHVVMLTGVMLLAAGLFPVLGALVVTIPLPVLGGAGLMMFATIIAAGIRMLGGSADSRRSNLIIAVSLGCGLAVTVRPDLLSKMPAFVREVFGSGITVGALVAVGLNLLLPGREVEAPEEDMDAVATPLPVTSVAT
- the arsC gene encoding arsenate reductase (glutaredoxin) (This arsenate reductase requires both glutathione and glutaredoxin to convert arsenate to arsenite, after which the efflux transporter formed by ArsA and ArsB can extrude the arsenite from the cell, providing resistance.), giving the protein MTTSIDTPVNRPDITIFHNNRCSNSRGALALLREHGIEPNIVDYIATPLTAPELAELVAHLGVPVRELLRSKEAQFKELGLDNAALGDVQLIQAVAQHPVLLNRPIVVTPKGAKLCRPPELVLELI
- a CDS encoding response regulator encodes the protein MRILLVEDDTMIGQAVQGLLRGDGYVVDWVQDGAQADAALRGHHYDLVLLDLGLPQLDGLQVLRQLRARRDATPVLVATARDAVRDRIAGLDAGADDYVVKPYDMDELLARIRALTRRAAAHLESVYEHGAVVLNPRTHEASVNGQPVQLSGREWAVLQALLARPGSTLSRQQLEDKLYGWGDEVSSNAVEVYIHGLRKKLGSGAVLNVRGVGYMVPKA
- a CDS encoding phosphatase domain-containing protein is translated as MDQQHSLQASGLGASYGPRVILAEVDFVLPPTGITALLGPAGTGKSTLLRTLAGLNDANPRFRSWGQVLSGGQPLNGDNRPRLVQQHARLMRANTLDALIEMARQVEQRSPLQWRQWVTEQLQNYGFAELAHELDSPTMKLSSVQQRAVTILREAWAKPAVLMVDEPTADLDGYEAFLLLDVIKQVGQHSSVLLVTHQQQHAQAVAQHMLLLAGGHIQEARPMAEFMQRPASAAGQQFVRTGSCHVPMPGTPVHELADDVLPPPPLPAAALAAIAEFIEARQEPAVIAAEPQPSLQPEPVATVEAESAVAAPVQAQAPVFKPRPVNAAVLMEMQPLEAAEDAVPASRGPSGFSWLVPGRLAGTPWPGVVHDMDADLKALSRCGVTMLITLTEKDFPQDALARHGLCNFHLPVYDHEPPTVAQIQMLLARMSAAMRRGEVLAVHCLAGLGRTGTVLAAWLVREGLTAEEALRRVRLIDAQYVQSAAQEALLHEYENALLQKMA